The following DNA comes from Cucumis sativus cultivar 9930 chromosome 7, Cucumber_9930_V3, whole genome shotgun sequence.
TGAATTGACTAGAGAATTTGATACATAGAATGCAGTATAGCCACAAAAACATGGTAAAACTCAAAGGAATTTCCTGCTGggatttattattatgacaAACTAGTCAATTTCATATGATTATCTTAGCATTCCTGTTGAGGATAGCCTTAGTGATTGATTAGTATGCATTTCATCTTCTCATTTCAAACTATCAGTCGgttaattaacattttctaattaatttggCTAAGCATGAGATACAAGTAAGATCAAAATAGTTACTAGCAAGAAGGAACTGCAACAAGAACCAACCCAGATTCTCCTTTATTATCACATCGTTTACAATTACATCTATtgcaaattttatttttcatgccATTTTAGTTTCTTACAAACTTCAATAAACCCCCCCTCAGGTTATCTTGGAGCATCAAGAattcaaattgagaaaaaggcaaaaaaaaataatactaaaatgtacaaacaattttaaaagacaaTCATCATCTTGGAGAAGACAACTCATCAGGAGGAAGATGAGAAATGGAATCAACTAAATGGGGAGATCTACTCCGGGGGTAAGAATGAACCGTATTATTGAAGTTTTGGCGTGAGCTCTCTTCTTTCTGCCAGTCCTCCCATCTCTCAGCTAAACCATTGCCTTCCAGCATTTGCATCACCTCCGACATTTTTGGTCGTTCCACCGGGGAGCTTTGCGTGCAAAGAACAGCAATTTGAATTACCTGCTCTAGTTCTTCTTCTGCATAATTACCTCCGAGATCGGGATCGACCAACGTTGCCAGTTTCTTATCATTTAGAAGTCCTTTTACCTTCAGTTTTGAGTTAATATGTCAGCCACCTTATATCATGCAAGTGTTTGTTTATTACTAGGAAGATCAAAATACCAACTGATCAGcaagaaaaaacatataaaaatgtaatgagTAACACTAAAACTCTAGCAGTGATACTGAGGATCACAAGAGGATCAACTGAAAGTATGCTTGTGGGAGAAATTGCAAAACAAGTCCGGAAGAATAAGAGATATTACAATCTCATTGACACAACACTCTGGGAGGGATAGTTTGGGGAGACTCTCAACAAGCTGTAAAGGTTGAGAGATTTTAGAATTTCGTTATTTCAATAGAATGCCACGAGGCCTTTTACGCATATCATCCATTCCTTTGATTGAACGAGAAAAAACTGAGCAAGGGCCGCCATATGAGAATCAAATTCACAGTTATTCTAAAAGCATTTGTGAGAATCCAAGTTGGAGGTATATAGGTAAGATTAGTATGATACTAATAAAAGGTGTTGTGGGTCATTAACTATTGGTCTGTTGGATATAAATAATGGGAGTTATGGACCATAGAGCGTGTAGATGATTTTGGTGAAAGCTTCCATTGGGAGACTTTGGGAGAGAGATAGCCCTCTCGAAAAGCTATTGGtatattacctttttttaatattgtaatatattgctatcttttgtattctttttgtAGTTTCCTTGGTATTTTATGCTAAAAAGGGGTTTGATTgtgtaattaattagttgtcTTATTATGTAAGTTGAATTCAGTGGCCAGAGAACCATCCCCTCCAAGCCTgtcaataaaaagtaaatacaatgacaaaaatcaaaccattttGCTTTCATGAACTTTATTTTGAGCCGTTTGCTAATATGAGACATTAgtgaatattattatttaatgcTGGGCACTCTTAAAATGGCACAAGAATTTAGAGTAGAGAGCAATACATACCCAATCAAGCAACATGACATCGTCATCTTTTGCTAACCGAGCAAGATCAAAGGCTTTCTGTCCAGTTACGAGTTCAAGAAGCATTACTCCATAACCAAAAACATCAGTTTTTTCAGAAGACTTTCCAGACGAGAGGTACTCTGGGGGTATATGCCCAATTGTTCCACGAACAGCAGTTGTGACGTGAGTGTCCTTGTAGTTCATGAGTTTAGCCAACCCAAAATCTCCAACAACAGCCACATATTCATcatctaataatatatttgcaGCTTTCACATCACGGTGAATAATTTTAGGATCACAATGATTATGTAAATATTCAAGTCCTCGTGCAGCCCCTAAAGCAACTTGTTTACGTATTGCCCAGTTGAGTGGTGGTTGGGATTGCTTACGCTCTAGAATATTTAACATAGGTTAGTAGAAGATAAACTGATCATATGAAATGAACGCAGAACAAGAATCACTTATTTGGGTTTCAAGAACCATTCTTGAGTATGCTGTTTTAGCTTTGTAACGATGATGagataaattttaacattGATCCACTTTTTCAGGAGGAAAAACAAGTTTGAGTCAAGATTTACCCCTTAAGCATGATGCTAGACTTCCATTAGCCATATAAGGATAGACAAGCAATCGTTCAGTTGGTGACATGCAAAATCCATTAAGACGGAGTAGATTACGGTGGACAGCCATGCTGATCATCTCTACTTCAGCCTGAAATTGAAGCTCTCCAACCTCAGCTCGCTCCTCTTTCAATCGTTTTACAGCCACAAGAGAACCATCAGCCAAACGACCCTTATAGACCTTGCCAAATCCACCTTTGCCTAAAATGTTCTGTGGGCTAAAATAATCAGTGGCAACTTGCAGCTCGCGtagagaatatttttttagctGCCCCAGGTTAATTTCAGGATCTTCTTCAGCTACATGTACACGTTAATGTAATCAATCAAGTGTGGCATAGAAACAAGAAATACTGCACATACTAATAAGAAATCTTCTAGTTAACCAACCAGGTACATCAAAGAAATGTTGCTGTGGAGTTCTTTGTCGCCAAAGAGTAAATGCAATAGCAGGCACAAGTACCAACAAAGAAGCAGCAGCAACAATTGCTCCAACTTGATTCCATTAGGTCCATCACctcaagtaaaaaaaatgttgaatgatCAATCCAAGTCCTTTGGAAGAAGTAAATtccatttaaaataacaataataaatactaaCTTTGAGAAGAAGTTTGAATCAGCAGAGCTCCTAATTTTGAGAGGATAAAATATGTTGTTGATCTGTGCATTAGGAATTGGAGTCAAAGATTCAAGCCCAAAATTTTGGCTCAATTTCATTTCTGGTAGGAATAAATGGTATGTGACCATTCGTATAGAGTTGCATTGTTTTATGAATGAACATGTATTTTCGAAAATAAccaatttgaagaaaacacGCAAATGTTCGAATAACCACGAATAGTCTATAAATACAactcttcttcaaatttttccATAATGATTTTCTCTCGTAGACATTTCTcacttttgtaaattttgttcaagttcGATTTATAACAAAGTATAGATAGTTGGATCTTATGAACGAGGTATTACTTCAATGAGAAAGTTAATCTATTCTATCCTAGGAGACAATTACTCATGAAACTTAGGCACTAGAGGGAACAAAATTATCTCAAGAAGACAATGTAAATTCGTTGGGCTTGAATTCTATTTTatataccaattttttttttctctcatgatattattcatataacaTTTCCTTGACCCAAGAGAAATTCTATTTGATTGGTTAAATTTTTTGGAGGATCTTTTGATTAATATCAAAGGTGAGTtatcaaaacaagaaaaattagatGGTGGAGAAACCAATTATGGATGagttaccttttcttttatagagaattataacttttattgagaaaaaaaatgaaagaatgcaAGGATATACAAAAGAAACTCAGTCCACAGAAACGCCCCGACTAAAAGAAGGGGACAACTAAGTAAAATGTCACCaattgaataattacaaaaggtcttcaaaatcaaagcctaaagaaaaacatgaaatctAATCAAAGATCAATCCTCAATATGATCCCTTTCTCTACCACGAAACACCTGACCGTTCCTCTCCCCAAATGCCCCACAAGATAGCACACGCCCAGGcaagctataaaaaaaaaaaaaaaaaaccctctcTCTAAAGGGCGATGAAGGAAGAACTCCTCGATCGTGGCACAAATGCCCCGATGGCCAGCATGGCTAACACCAAACTCTTGCTAAAAAAAACTCCACATAGCTCGCGCATACTGACAATCTCAAAAAAGGTGATCAAGGTCTTCCTCCGTCTTTGTTGAAAGAAGAGACCGTGCTGGCCCCTCGCcattgaagagaagaaaaataacaaaattttattccaGCATGTTATTTTAGTGTGACAGTGATGAATTGCGTCAAGAGTTTCTCTTATTGTTTATTCAAGTTACTGGGTTGTGGAACTTGAATTTAAATAGTTCTTTGTTGTACTTTTGGGAAGAGAGATTTGTAAGCATATTTTCAAGTGTGGTTTTTCAATCTCCATTATATTAAAACCCTCAGTTGCAGAAAATTAGATGTAGTCTAGAGTTCGGGGCGAACtagtatatttctttttatattgttttatttccctcctttgttttattatttacaattttatgaaCGATTTATTTGGCTCAACCTGTGGAAGTGGGAGTGAGagatataatttagtttattcgacatttatttatatctagCCTAAATTCCCAACATTGTGAAATTTAGGTCTTCTTGTATAGAAGAGAGATGTTACACCAAATCgcatatcaaatatatatctagaAACATATCTCGAAGCAATGGTATCTAATACATATCcaatattgattttttgtcTCACATGAAGTATTTATGCTTCATATTTAGGTCTTCTCGTGTAGAAGAGAGATGTTACACCAAATcacatatcaaatatatatctagaAACATAACTGGAAAGTATTTGGGAGCAATGGTATTGATATATATCCAATATAGATTTTTTGTCTCACATGAAGTATTTATGCTTCATAGCACCAGCGACGGATTTAGCATAGGCTCAGGGGGACTCGAGCAATGGCGAATCCAGAAATCATATGTAGGGGGGCACTacataacaaaaaagataGATGTAGTAAATGAGATTTGAACCTAGGATATTGGGGTTTTGAAGAGGGCACGACTACTTTACCAAAGGTAAAATTTAGTAATTCTAaagcattatttaatatatattgtaatctaacactccaaaattaacattaaaatataaaaacgaGGAATGTGAGAGGGAACACGTGCCCCCCTAACCCCTTAATAAATCCGGCCCTGTGCTCGAGTCCCTCCTCAACTTTATGCTctttatattacatatatatataaaattgatataatatcaATTCTAGAAGTTAAAGTTCAATGTTAAAATGGTCTCCTAGCCCCCACTAAACATGTGTTCAAGCCTCACtccttacattttttttccatatcaTTTTTACTAATCTATAAAACCCTATCGTGGATCCATCATTGATTCATAGGGCATAACTACTTTCCTCATGagtattgttttctttataaaaattgtgATTAAACTAtacaatttacaaaatacgTGTTTGCAAAAGCAGAAACAATGTAAAGAACGGTAGAATTCAACAAACATAATTTCAGTTCCATCTAAATTGAAAAGAGGTAAAAATGATGTATTACATACTTTTGTATAAATGCTAACTAAGCATACCTGAAGATGTTCGTGGTGTATCTGTCCTTTGGGGAGGAGGAGCAGAGGGAGAATTTCGAAGACGATTATTGGCAAAACTACAAAAAGTGGAAAGATATCAgccctaattttttttactagaaACCAAAATTACAAGAACCACAATAGAGATCATCTGAGAATGAAAtcgttagaagaaaaaaatcattaaaagaaCTGTGGTTggtattaaatatttcatcaaattatCTTATCATCCATTTGATAACAAtgaattagtttttgaaatgattgtaaatggaaaaactgctaaaaatatttacaaaataaatgcTAATAGGCTCGTCGATTTCTATCAATGCCACAAATAGACACCGATAAAAGCTTATGGATAGACACTGATAAAGGTGAAATAAGGAATGCTAAATAAAATTGTCCCACTGTTGGGGGGTTGGTTTCCAAATTTGAGGTGGGTTGGAAAAATTGATCTTATTCCAGATTACTTAAACTCAAGTAAAACTTCTTTAATCTTATTCCTCCATTCTCATTCACAGCAAGTAAACGGAGCCTTATAATTACATCATATAGTGACAAATCTATAGCACATTGAAGATATGCAAACCTGATTGGtgtgaaaagagaaaatgaaccaTTGACAGGGATGACTCCTGTTAGAAGGTTATTTGAAAGATCCCTGAAACAAAAATTGGGTGGATATAGTTGTCATCGAGGGAACACCTCAAAGTACtaatgtaataataattaaaggtAATGAAAAGCGGTAAAGTGTCAACAAGTAGATTTGATGCAAGACTTACAGAAGTTGAAGTGGAACAGTGGTTAAAGACATTGGAATGGTTCCTGATAAGCTATTGTTGTTCAGACGCCTGTATATCACCACCAACaaagagaaatataaaagCTGTTTTTAGGGGAGTCAGATGTTCCCATCAATGTACGATAATAGTAGAAGAAAATTCATGTTGTTACAAACCTATTGGTAAaacatatacattttttaaacataaatttcagcagaaaattgatattacaaatagaaaaataaacgtaacaagatgaaaaagaaattactacATACAAGGTAGTTAGTTTTGTAAGTTTGCCCAGAGTATCAGGTATTGGACCAGATAAACTGTTAGAATAAAGATCCAAGCTCTCcaagtttttcaaatttccaaaTCGTTTTGGAATTGTTCCACTGATGTTGTTGCTGTAGAGTTCCCTGACATAGATTAATGAATGATTTTCAAACCACCATATGCATAAATAAGATATCCTCTTAACATGTTTCACTagtgttattaattaaaaagttaccTGTCAGAGATCAATGAATGACTTTCAAACCAATAACAACAtgcatataatttaaaaaggacATCGGATCAAAACAATCTATAcaatctaaaatctaaaattggGCTTCAAAATTACTCAAAACAAGTCTTTTTCTATTAATCAAAATCTTGCAAATACAGGAGATTGACCTATTTATAGAATACCAATTACTTAGAGAATACCCAACTGACAAACAAACTAATAAAACCAACAACTATGTCCTtctaataattaacaataaacaatttcaaacaaaacattaCAAGACTTTCTAATCTTACTATTTCATTTCCCTcttgtgtaaaaaaataactcctCCTCCGATTCAAAGATAATGAAGTGGAAGATTGTTTTCCACATATCAAAGCAGTATACGATGCTGTAGCTAACTTGGCTAACTGTCACCATCTGtcactaatttctttttccttaacCCGAAATTGTGTGAGTGACTCATGTGTATTCTACTACTACTTGAAAGTTCCTCTGAATTGTCCTCATTAAAATAAGCAATGGCACAACACAAAAATTCTTCCTCCAGCTTAGTCAAAATAGATTGAGAAGGTCCTTCACTTTTATTTGGTTCAGGTTACCACAGCTTTTCATTAACTTGTCACCCAAGTGGTAATGAAACTATTTCTAGTTCCTGTTCAAGTCTCCAATAATCCTAGAATCATCGTTTGGTTTCTCAATGCGCATACAGGCATTAGTTAAGCCAAGTAGAAATTAATCAACTTTCACAGTTAACAAAGAACAGAAAATATACTATTTGGTtgctaatattaaaatttcaccACCACCTTCATTGTGTCAGCAATAATACTAAGTACTGTGCATGGTTGAGAATTAGAGACTGAAAGAGATAATAGTCATCAGTGCTAAGACCGAAAAGAGAAGGggtgaaaacaaataatatacaacacaaaaaggaaataagaaTAGACTTCCCCTTAAATCAGAATGACTTACAAGTACCGCAAGTTTTTGAGTTGATCAAGCTGTGGAACCAGTTTTCCAGACAGATTCGCATTACCGAGATCACTGTGCAAAATAGTCACAGGAAACATTTTCCATATAAATTCTAGTAAGCTGTGACTAATTAGAGAAACAAAACAGTGTAGGATAAACAAACTTACACACGTACAACACTGTCATTTCCATCACATGTAATATGAAACCATGTGCAAGGATTCATAAGGAGGGAATTCCAACTTTCCAAGGCATTATTGGGGTCAACCAGACTCAGCTTGAAGGCATTTAGTGCATCACCTGTTTAAGACCCACAAAGAAATTGGGAACATACACATTGATATATCTCAATTACACAATTTTTTCGAATCCAATCAACAACTTCATATAGAACCAttcaaaaaggaaattattcCAACATAATCTATACAGCCAGTAATGGGAATTCAACCACACGTCCGGTGGACTTCCACCAAATACGATGTTCTTgtagataaaataaatgaaaaaatggaacaagaaaaaaagtaggAGAATCACAAACCTTCCCCGTTAGCAGAAACCCGTAAAACGAACCCCATAACGAAAATTAAGCacaggaaagaaaaaacatctGAAAACACCAACTTTAATCTGCCCATTTCATTGCTTCTCATCTCTACACAGGTCAATTTGATAATAGAAACCGAAAGGGGGAAACAATGGCGTCGAATTTGAAAACGACAAATGTGGGAGCGATGAATGAAGGAAGTTTGAGTGAAGGAAGGTGTGTGATGGGGTATCTGGGAAAGAGGAAGCAAACTTATGGTTGGAAGCGTTGACGAGTCCACTCTAACTTTATTCTAACTTTCTAAACTTCAATTTCCAAAGATATTTCAAGGATGGTTGGTTGAATAATGAAAGCGGTGTTGTTCATGGAAACgaagaatagaaaaatggaaatggtTTGACTGAAAGAGaaagtgattttgtttttagggTGGAAGTCAACTGGGAGAGAAGAAGACTGAAGGTGAAGGTGAAGGTTGAAGGTTGAAGGTTGAAGAAACTACGCcaaagcaaaagaagaagaataaatacTATTTGTAAAACGGACCCATTTCAGTATTGCAAGTCTTCATTTCACTGTCCATTTTAACGGCTACTTTCTTACATCTTtcatcaatattaaatttgtggcttttttactcttttacccctggattaaattattaaaataaacttttcattcatATCAACCGTATTTTTTAACTCTCCCGTTATCTTTTAGTTCTTTCATTATCTCTATGTGATCTTGCTCTACAACACAAACTGAAGTTGATCGTGTTAAAATCACTCGTGTTGACTTGTCAAAGTTGGTGTGTGATCTCATAGAAGTTTATTGTGTTTAAAGAAGTCGTAGTCGTgtcaaagaaaaaggaagaaaagggaaacaaaaactagaaaaacaGTCATCGCATTCAAAGAATGAAAAGCgtaatttgtataattcttAGAATTTAGATGATGACTTTATAGGAAAAGTTCCAACTTTTTAAGTcatacaaaaatgattttgagcTTTAAAATGAATCTTTTAATCAATTATCTTCGGTCCTTTATGTCTTGAAAATGGTTGGTTATACACTATCTTTTAGAACTAATAAGATGTCTAGCAACATTTATAAgtaatagatttttattacCCAGTGTAGTTCAACTTTAAGAGCTAggttcaaaaaaaaaattctaaaatattttactcctaaacacacacaaaaaaaagttcattttaatttggaataCAACCAATTTCacctaaatttcaaaactttaagtaaagtataaaaaaatgttttaaaatatagatcaACATtgcatttataaatatagcaaaatcttaCGGATGATAGATAGCAATAGACATAGATAGTTATAGAGTGACATTTTACCATATCATCTTCAACCATaagcaaaaatatatttgatcaGAAAAGCTACAAAGACAAAGAAATTGGGAGAAcactattatatattaatccaaaaatatagaaaaataagcaACTAACACACTAAGTtatgattaataaaaagatgatATCCATAGAAACAATTCTATAAGAAACACAGTAGCTAAAACATTGGAACCACTATTGTCAAAAGTATCTACATAATTTTTGTACAATGGAAATTCAAGCTTCAACGCACAGCTGCTTTTTGGCTATTTCCATGCAAGATTTCAGTTCAGCGACTGACTGGAAGACGAAATCTCAGCTTATGAACTAAAAATTAAGGAAGGCAAATAGTCTCTTAAATAGCAAATATGATATATCCACATAAAATGAAGTTTCAATCCTTTAAACCATTGGGGGGTACTACACAATACTTTGCAAAATAAGACTTGCTATTACCGGCCGCATAAAATATTTGCTGctatgaagagaaaaaattctGAGACTTTCGACTTTGGAGTATTAATAGTTATGCTGAAACTATATACGGCTATATAACAAGGGTCTGGCAACTAACCAGTTCGGCTGACCCAACGGTTCGAGTGGCTATCACCTTTgtaaaattttcagattcttCGTCTAATTCTTGCAATTCTCTGAAACAGATATCTTGTGAAGACGACGATGATGATGCAGATTGAAAGGAAGCCAGATGGTGATTTCTCACACCAGCTTGCATAACAGTTATGTTGTTATTTGCATCTTTGGTGATGACATGAAGTTTTTGGGTTAACCCAGCGAGTAAATAAGGAGATTCTGAATCAGAAAAGTCATGAATGGGAATGTCTTCTGCCACAACTTTCCAGGCATCAGAATGGGAATCATATACCTTGACCTTGGCATTGTCAAGAGAACTAGAAGGATCCAATGCATACAGTTCCCCGTTAACCGTGACACTCAATTTAGTTCCAGCTTGCCTTGCAGGCCATCCCTCACCCATCCCCATGGGCATTTCAACCCAGGTATTCACATCTGGATCATATACTTCTCCTCCAACGTCGACGAAAAAAGGCCAGCAATATAGACTTTGAGGCACAAACAGCTTGCCCTGATATGATGTTAATCCTGTTGCAATTGGCTTGAGTAGATCGGCAAGAAATGCAGTAGGCAATACCTGAGCTTTAGCAAAGGGCATGCTCGGCATTTCAGACCACATGCCAGTATTTGGATCATATACTTCAGCAGATTGTAGAGGTG
Coding sequences within:
- the LOC101216386 gene encoding BRASSINOSTEROID INSENSITIVE 1-associated receptor kinase 1 — its product is MRSNEMGRLKLVFSDVFSFLCLIFVMGFVLRVSANGEGDALNAFKLSLVDPNNALESWNSLLMNPCTWFHITCDGNDSVVRVDLGNANLSGKLVPQLDQLKNLRYLELYSNNISGTIPKRFGNLKNLESLDLYSNSLSGPIPDTLGKLTKLTTLRLNNNSLSGTIPMSLTTVPLQLLDLSNNLLTGVIPVNGSFSLFTPISFANNRLRNSPSAPPPQRTDTPRTSSGMLIGAIVAAASLLVLVPAIAFTLWRQRTPQQHFFDVPAEEDPEINLGQLKKYSLRELQVATDYFSPQNILGKGGFGKVYKGRLADGSLVAVKRLKEERAEVGELQFQAEVEMISMAVHRNLLRLNGFCMSPTERLLVYPYMANGSLASCLRERKQSQPPLNWAIRKQVALGAARGLEYLHNHCDPKIIHRDVKAANILLDDEYVAVVGDFGLAKLMNYKDTHVTTAVRGTIGHIPPEYLSSGKSSEKTDVFGYGVMLLELVTGQKAFDLARLAKDDDVMLLDWVKGLLNDKKLATLVDPDLGGNYAEEELEQVIQIAVLCTQSSPVERPKMSEVMQMLEGNGLAERWEDWQKEESSRQNFNNTVHSYPRSRSPHLVDSISHLPPDELSSPR